The following coding sequences are from one Peromyscus eremicus chromosome X, PerEre_H2_v1, whole genome shotgun sequence window:
- the Nlgn3 gene encoding neuroligin-3, producing MWLQLGLPSLSPSPTPTVGRSLCLTLWFLSLVLRASTQAPAPTVNTHFGKLRGARVPLPSEILGPVDQYLGVPYAAPPIGEKRFLPPEPPPSWSGIRNATHFPPVCPQNIHTAVPEVMLPVWFTANLDIVATYIQEPNEDCLYLNVYVPTEDGSGAKKQGEDLADNDGDEDEDIRDSGAKPVMVYIHGGSYMEGTGNMIDGSVLASYGNVIVITLNYRVGVLGFLSTGDQAAKGNYGLLDQIQALRWVSENIAFFGGDPRRITVFGSGIGASCVSLLTLSHHSEGLFQRAIIQSGSALSSWAVNYQPVKYTSLLADKVGCNVLDTVDMVDCLRQKSAKELVEQDIQPARYHVAFGPVIDGDVIPDDPEILMEQGEFLNYDIMLGVNQGEGLKFVEGVVDPEDGVSGTDFDYSVSNFVDNLYGYPEGKDTLRETIKFMYTDWADRDNPETRRKTLVALFTDHQWVEPSVVTADLHARYGSPTYFYAFYHHCQSLMKPAWSDAAHGDEVPYVFGVPMVGPTDLFPCNFSKNDVMLSAVVMTYWTNFAKTGDPNKPVPQDTKFIHTKANRFEEVAWSKYNPRDQLYLHIGLKPRVRDHYRATKVAFWKHLVPHLYNLHDMFHYTSTTTKVPPPDTTHSSHITRRPNGKTWSTKRPAISPAYSNENAPGSWNGDQDAGPLLVENPRDYSTELSVTIAVGASLLFLNVLAFAALYYRKDKRRQEPLRQPSPQRGTGAPELGTAPEEELAALQLGPTHHECEAGPPHDTLRLTALPDYTLTLRRSPDDIPLMTPNTITMIPNSLVGLQTLHPYNTFAAGFNSTGLPHSHSTTRV from the exons ATGTGGCTGCAGCTTGGCCTGCCCTCGCTGTCCCCGAGCCCCACGCCCACAGTTGGCCGGAGTCTGTGCCTCACGCTGTGGTTCCTCAGTTTGGTGCTGAGGGCCAGTACCcaggccccagcacccacagtcaaTACTCACTTTGGGAAGCTAAGGGGTGCCAGAGTACCATTGCCCAGTGAGATCCTGGGTCCTGTGGACCAGTACCTGGGGGTACCCTACGCAGCTCCCCCGATCGGCGAGAAACGTTTCCTGCCCCCGGAACCACCCCCATCCTGGTCGGGCATCCGGAACGCCACACACTTTCCTCCAGTGTGCCCCCAGAACATCCACACAGCTGTGCCCGAAGTTATGCTGCCAGTCTGGTTCACTGCCAACTTGGATATCGTCGCTACTTACATCCAGGAGCCCAATGAAGACTGTCTCTACTTGAATGTCTATGTGCCCACGGAAGATG GATCCGGCGCTAAGAAACAGGGCGAGGACTTAGCGGATAATGACGGGGATGAAGATGAAG ACATCCGGGACAGTGGCGCTAAGCCTGTCATGGTCTACATCCACGGAGGTTCCTACATGGAAGGGACAGGCAACATGATTGACGGCAGCGTTCTTGCAAGTTATGGCAATGTCATCGTCATCACCCTCAACTACCGGGTCGGGGTGCTAG GTTTCCTGAGCACTGGGGATCAGGCTGCTAAGGGCAACTATGGGCTCCTTGACCAAATCCAGGCCCTCCGCTGGGTGAGTGAGAACATTGCCTTCTTTGGAGGAGATCCCCGTCGAATCACTGTCTTTGGCTCGGGCATCGGTGCATCCTGTGTTAGCCTCCTCACACTGTCTCATCATTCTGAGG GGCTTTTCCAGAGGGCCATCATCCAAAGTGGCTCTGCTCTATCTAGCTGGGCTGTGAACTACCAACCAGTGAAGTACACCAGTTTGCTGGCAGACAAAGTGGGCTGTAACGTGCTGGACACCGTGGATATGGTGGATTGTCTTCGACAAAAGAGCGCCAAGGAGCTGGTAGAACAGGACATTCAGCCAGCCCGCTACCATGTGGCCTTTGGCCCTGTGATTGATGGTGATGTCATTCCTGATGACCCTGAGATCCTTATGGAACAGGGAGAGTTCCTCAATTATGATATCATGCTAGGTGTCAACCAGGGTGAGGGTCTCAAGTTTGTAGAAGGGGTGGTGGACCCTGAGGATGGTGTTTCTGGCACTGACTTTGACTACTCTGTCTCCAATTTTGTGGACAATCTGTATGGCTATCCTGAGGGTAAGGACACCTTGCGGGAGACCATCAAGTTTATGTACACAGACTGGGCAGATCGTGACAACCCCGAGACCCGCCGTAAAACACTGGTGGCACTCTTCACTGATCACCAGTGGGTGGAACCTTCAGTGGTGACAGCTGATCTACACGCCCGATATGGCTCACCTACCTACTTCTACGCCTTCTACCATCACTGCCAGAGCCTCATGAAGCCCGCGTGGTCAGATGCAGCTCATGGGGATGAAGTGCCCTATGTTTTTGGTGTCCCTATGGTAGGTCCCACTGACCTTTTCCCCTGCAACTTCTCCAAGAATGATGTTATGCTCAGCGCTGTTGTTATGACCTATTGGACCAACTTTGCCAAGACCGG GGATCCCAACAAGCCGGTACCCCAGGATACCAAGTTCATTCACACCAAGGCCAACCGCTTTGAGGAAGTGGCCTGGTCCAAATACAATCCCCGGGACCAGCTCTACCTTCACATCGGGCTGAAACCAAGGGTTCGTGATCATTACCGAGCCACCAAGGTAGCCTTTTGGAAACACCTGGTGCCCCACCTGTACAACCTGCATGACATGTTCCACTATACATCCACGACCACCAAAGTGCCGCCCCCGGACACCACCCACAGCTCTCACATCACTCGCAGGCCCAATGGCAAGACCTGGAGCACCAAGCGGCCAGCCATCTCACCCGCCTACAGCAATGAGAATGCCCCCGGGTCCTGGAATGGGGACCAGGATGCAGGGCCACTCCTGGTCGAGAACCCGCGAGACTACTCCACTGAACTAAGTGTCACCATTGCTGTGGGGGCCTCCCTCCTGTTTCTCAATGTCCTGGCCTTTGCTGCCCTTTATTACCGTAAGGACAAACGGCGCCAGGAGCCCCTGAGGCAGCCTAGTCCCCAGAGGGGAACTGGTGCCCCTGAATTGGGAACTGCTCCAGAAGAGGAGCTGGCAGCATTACAGTTGGGTCCCACTCACCATGAATGTGAGGCTGGCCCACCCCATGACACATTGCGCCTCACAGCATTGCCCGACTACACCTTGACCCTGCGGCGCTCCCCTGATGACATCCCACTCATGACCCCCAACACCATCACTATGATTCCCAACTCCCTGGTTGGGCTGCAGACCTTGCATCCCTATAACACCTTTGCCGCAGGGTTCAACAGTACTGGGCTGCCCCACTCACACTCCACTACCCGCGTATAG